CGCCATGGGCATCACGGCCAACAACGCCCATCAGATCCACCACCGGGCCAAGAGGCGCATCCACGACTGGCTCGTGGCGGGAGGCACGTGAGCGACATCCCGGCACTGGCCGAGGAGTTCCGGCAGGCCTACGCGGCGGGCGAGCACCCCGACGCCGCGGCGTTCCTCGCCCGCGTGCCCGAGGACCAGCGCGACGAACTCGGCCGCCTCATCCGCGCGGTGCTGGCCGACGAGCCGCCGCCCGACCCCGCCCCCGAGACCCTTCTCATGGTGCAGGCCATGCGGCGCGGCGAGCCGCCCCTGCTCGAGCTTCGCACCGCCCGGGGCATGACCCGCGACCAGGTGGTGAGCGACCTGCGCGAGGAGCTCGGGCTGGAGCCCGCCGATGAGCAGCGCGTGGCGGTGTACTACCACGAGCTCGAGACCGGCCAGCTGCCCCTTGCCGGCATACGCGACCGGGTATTCGAGGCCGTGGCCACGGTGATGGGCGTGGCCCGCTCATCGCTGCTGCTGCAGGGCCCCCAGGGCGGGGGCGCCGGCGCCCCGCAGGCGGTGTACGCCCGGGCCGAGCCCGGCACCGAGGTGAACCTCGACGCCCTCGCGGCGCTGCCCGGCGAGCCCGGCGCGGTGGACGATCTGTTCACGGGCGGGCCGGGGTGAACCCCCACGGGCGTCGCGAGTCGGATCCGCGCGCCCAGCACCTGCTGGCGCGCTTCACCCTTCGCTTCGGGAAGATCACGGGCCCCGTGCCGGTGGACGCCGTGGCCCGCGACCTGCTGGGGCTCTTCGTGATGGAGAGCGACGACATCCAGGTGTCGGGCCTGCTGGTTCCCGACCGGCGCTACGTGTACCTCAACGCCCGCGAGGCCCGCGAGAGCGAGGGCCGCCGCAGGTTCACCCTCGCCCACGAGATCGGCCACTGGGTGTGCCAGTGCGACGAGGGCCGCGCCGGGAGCCCCGAGCCCATCCTCTGCCGCGAATCCGACATGGCATCGCGTACTGGCGGCGCGCTGGAGCGCGAGGCCAACAACTTCGCGGCGTCGCTGCTCATGCCAGAGCAGGGCGTGCGCCAGGCGGCGGCCGACGGGCTCGACGTGGAGGCCGCCGCCGAGCTCTTCGGCGTGAGCGACATCGCCATGGAGTGGCGCTACTTCAACCTCGAGATCACCGACGCCCGGCCAGGCCGCGAGCGCTGACGCGCGCGGCGCGCGGGATACACCCGCACAAACCCCCCCAAATCGCTTCCCGGAAAATTTCGATTCGGCAAGCGGTGGCACATAGATCGCTGACAGGTGGCGCGTTGGCTGCTCCTCACACCCCGGACAAGGAGTTCAGATGCCCTCTCGCACCGCCAAGATCACGACCGCGCTGGTAGCCGTCACCGTCGGAGCCGGCGGCCTGGGCGCAGCCCCCCTCTTCGCGCAGGGGGGATCCGACGGCCCGCGCGGCGGAGGCCACCACCACGGCCCGCCCGCGCAGGGCGCCCAGCAGCCCGGTAGTGGGCTCGGCGTAGGCCCGGGCACGGGCTTCGGCCAGATGCCGGGCGCGCCGGCCACGCAGCCCGGTGTGCCCGGCACCCAGCCGGGCTCGGGCCCGCGCACCCCGGCGCCGGGCATGGCGAGCCCCGACATCACCAGCCCCCGCGTGGGCCCGGGTGGCGACACCTTCCTCGGCGAGGGCATGCGCCGCGGGCGCAGCTTCCGGGTGTCGTGCGGGTTCGCGAAGTCCGGCATTTTCGACCCCATCGTGTTCCCCGGGCAGGACCCCGCCGGCCACGACCACCAGTTCTTCGGCGCCACCACCATCAACAAGGACTCCACGGGCGCGAGCCTGGTGGCCGCCAACATCAACGGCGACGCCACCACGTGCACGCGCCTGCGCGACGGGTCGGCCTACTGGATGCCATCGCTGCAGGTGGCCGACGACCCCGCCAATCCCGTGACCGTTCAGCCCGATGAGATCCGCGTGCGCTACCACGCGCCGCGCGGGCAGCGCGTGCGCAGCTTCCCGGTGGGCTTCACGCTGGTGGCCGGCGACAAGGGCGCCACCACGGTGCAGGCCAACGCCGGCTGGCGCTGTGAGTTCGACCGCCCGGGCACGCCGCTCGAGGCCGCGCCGCCGCCCTGCGACACCGACGAGGCCATCGTGGGCGTGGTGAGGTTCCCCAACTGCTGGGATGGCCGGAACGCCACCAACCCCACGCAGGCCCACATGGCCTACCGTGTGAACGGCGCCTGCCCCACCACCCACCCGGTGGCCGTGCCCGAGCTCGTCGAGGAGGTCTTCTGGCCCAGCGACGGCCAGGACCACGCCTACCAGCTGTCCTCGGGCAACGCCGCGGGCCTGCACGCCGACTTCATCAACGGCTGGGACCAGCGCGCGCTGCGCAACCAGGTGCGCCGCTGGCTCAACCGCCGCGGGTAGCGACGCACGGATAACACGATGGGCGATTCGGGCTCATCGGCCCACTCGGGCCCCCGGCGCGAACCGGCTGCCGGGGGCCCGAGTGCTTTTCCCGACCATGCTTACCTTTACCGCTCACACGGTCTGTAAAACCGGGGCCGCGCTTCGGGCGAAGGCGTAGGGTCTCGACATGACCCTCATCCCCCTAGGCGGAGGGCACCCTCAAAGATCCGGTGGGCGTGTCGCTCATCGAGTCGCCGTGGGCTCTGCCCACGGCGCGCCGTCGGCCAGTCTCGGGGGGGACTTGCCGATGGCGTCGCGCCGCCCGCTGGCCTTCGGGGGTCCGGCGGGCGGCGCCCCTTGATTTCCTTCGCGTTCCCCCGCGGCTTGCTTACACGCCCCAACCCCAGCGCAATGCGCGCGCAGCACCCTGCCGGTCATGCACGAGGTTCACCCGCACGACCTTCCGGAACGCATCCGCGTGCTCCGCACCCTGCGCACCATGGTGATGGAGGACGACCTGACCCTGGCGCGCTCGCGCGCGTCGGGGGCGCTCACGGGCCGCGCGATGGCCCACCAGGCAGAGGCCGAGATGATCGCCGAGGCCAATGCCCTGGCCATGGCCATCGCCGCCAGCGTGGCGACCCCTGAGCCGGCGGATGCAGCCGGCGGGCCGACCCGCCACCTCAACCTCATGCGCTGATCACCCGCCGGGGCCCTGGCTGCACCTCCGCCACCTGGGCCTGGGCGTGTTCGAGCGCATCTGGCAGCGCATCGAACACGAGGGCCTCATCATCAAGGACGGTCGCGACATCCGCGACATGACCGACGACGAGATCATGGACTGGGTGGTCGAGCAGCAGCACGAAGCCCGCACCGACCGCCCCGCGACCCCCGCGGTGCCGGACGACCCGGCCGACGACTACCTCATCACCCTCGCGCGCACGTGGGACGCCGCGCTCGTCACCGGCGATCGCCACCTGCTCGACCTGCCGGGCATGCCGGTGATCATGCGGCCCGCCACCTTCCTGCGGCTGCTGGCCTAGGCTTTTCGCATGAACACCACCCCCCTCGCGTGAAGCTCCCGTCCCCCGCCCTCGTGGTATCCCTCATCGCGCTCGCCGTGGCCCTGGGCGGCACCGGCTACGCCATCACCCAGTTGCCGAGGAACTCCGTGGGCACGGCGCAGATCAAGAAGAACGCCGTCACGGGAGCCAAGGTGAGGCCCCGCACCCTCGACGCCAGCAAGTTCAGGAAGGGCACCCTGCTGCGCGGGCCCGCCGGGGCGCAGGGGCCGCAGGGCGAGCGCGGTGAGCGCGGTGCGCAGGGCGCATCCGGCACCCCGTCGCCGCTGGCCACCACCGACGCGCTCACCATGCCCGCCACGGGCGCAGCCCCCGGCGCTGCCCGCACGGCAGCGACGTTCGGGCCGGTCACCATCCGGCTCAGGTGCTTCGACCGGGGAGGCGCCACGGGAATCGCCATCGAGGCCATCTCCAGCCAGTCGGGCCCCATCATCACGTGGCCCGAGGGCACAAGCACCGGCGCCACCCTCGTGGCCGACGTGGCCCAGCAGCCGGCGGGCTACATCTACGGCCCCACGGGATCCGAGGCGGGGGCCGCCAACATGCGCATCGGCATCGCGCTGCCCGACGGCCGCGCGGCCACCACCACCGGAATCATCGGCTGGAACAGCCTGGGCGCCGGCTGCTGGCTGTTCCTGGCGTAGGGCGCGAATCCCGCGGCCACGAGGGCCGCGCCGGCCACGGCCATGAGCGAGGGGGCGATTCGGTTCATGGGGGCAGGCAACGCCCCGGTACCCACCGGGTCAAGGCGCGCGGGTGCGGACGGGCCCGGCGCGACGGGGCCGGACGCTTCCGGCGAACACGGTCGGTACCTAGTATTCCGCACATGAGGACTCCCCCGTCCGCAGCCCTCATCACCTCCCTCATCGCCCTGGCAGTGGCGCTCGGCGGCACCGGCTACGCCGTCACCCAGCTGCCCAGGAACTCCGTGGGCAACGCGCAGCTGAAGAAGAACGCCGTCACGAGCGCCAAGGTGAAGAACGGTTCGCTCACCGCCGTGGACTTCAAGAAGGGCACGTTGCTCACCGGCCCCAGGGGCGCGGCGGGTGCGCCCGGGGCCACGGGGCCGGCGGGGGCCTCCGGTGCCCCGGGCGCGCAGGGCGCCACGGGCCCGCAGGGACCGAGCGAGGCCACCAGCGCCCTCAGGGCTACCCCGGTCGACCTGGCACCCGCATCCGCATTCGCCGCGGTGGTGAGCCTGGCCGGAAACGGAACCCCTCTCACCGTGGCGGGTGCCCGGCAGGTGCAGATCCAGGCCATGGTCACCATCTCGCGCGACAACGCCCTTCGCACCGTCGCGGCCCCCGCGCGGTGCCGTGCGCTGCTCGGGCCCTCGGGCGGCGCGCTGGCGCAGGTGGGCGCCGATGCCCAGATGATCATGCCGGCATGGAACGGCACGAGTACGGACACCACCTTCGACCAGGTGATCGTGGTGGCATCGGGAACCGTCTCGGCATCGGGCACCTACAACGTGCGCATCGAGTGCGCGGGTGGTGAGCCCACGCGTCCCGTCCGGGCGGAGTCGGCGGCGCTCAACGTGATCGCCGCCGCGCCGTAGTACGCGTCAGTGATGGGCGCCCCTCCCCCGCGCTGATGATCACCGGTATCGGGCGCGCCCCCGACGGCATGGCAGGGGTGGATGTCCGACGCGTCCCCGGCTATGGGGCGTTACCCGCCCCGCTGTCCCTCAGCATCCCCGCGATGTCGTTGTGGATGTCCGCCCAGTCGCCCGGGCTCTGCATCTCCAGGCGGTCGAGCGCGGCGAAGAGCGGGGGCGCCATGCGTCGGGGGTTGTCGGGGTGGGTCTTGTTGAGGAACCAGCTACAGGCCACCACCCAGGCGGGCTCGGCACCGGGGGTGTCGCCGAAGTCGCGCTGGGCGCGTGACGGCATGGCCCCGGCCAGCGCCAGCCCCTGCTCGCTCACCGAAAGCGGCGGGGCGTCGGAGCACTCGCGCACCTAGCCCTGCGCCAGCGCGCGGATCCGCTCGTGCTGCTCGGTGGTGATGGGCGGCTGCGGTCCGTCGGGATCGCTCATCGGGCGAAGGGTCAGGAGTACCCGGCCCGCTCCTCACGGTGACTGTCACCGGGGGTGACAGTCACCGGGGTAAGCCTTTGGCTGCTCATCCGCGACAATGAACGTGCATGCTGCGCATCGTCCACTCAGTCAACGGATCTGCCGCGTGGGACGCCGCGCTGGACGGCTGGCGCGCAGATGACGGCAGCAAGCTGATCGTGGCCGGCCCCTTGGCCCGCCACCGGGTGCTGGTGCGCGAGGTGAGCGAGCGCGGCACCCTGCTCGGCGGCGTGGTGGATACCCAGGAGCGCCTGTGGCGCGACGTGGGAAGCCGCGCCGAGGTGCCTGCACCCCTGGATGACGTCGAGCTTCGCGCCGCGGTGGTGGACGCCCTTCGCGACCCGAGCATCCCACCCCGGCTGGCGGCTGTTGCCAATCACGCGGGCGACATCGACCGCCTGGTGGCG
Above is a window of Actinomycetota bacterium DNA encoding:
- a CDS encoding ImmA/IrrE family metallo-endopeptidase, with translation MNPHGRRESDPRAQHLLARFTLRFGKITGPVPVDAVARDLLGLFVMESDDIQVSGLLVPDRRYVYLNAREARESEGRRRFTLAHEIGHWVCQCDEGRAGSPEPILCRESDMASRTGGALEREANNFAASLLMPEQGVRQAAADGLDVEAAAELFGVSDIAMEWRYFNLEITDARPGRER
- a CDS encoding DUF1996 domain-containing protein, which produces MPSRTAKITTALVAVTVGAGGLGAAPLFAQGGSDGPRGGGHHHGPPAQGAQQPGSGLGVGPGTGFGQMPGAPATQPGVPGTQPGSGPRTPAPGMASPDITSPRVGPGGDTFLGEGMRRGRSFRVSCGFAKSGIFDPIVFPGQDPAGHDHQFFGATTINKDSTGASLVAANINGDATTCTRLRDGSAYWMPSLQVADDPANPVTVQPDEIRVRYHAPRGQRVRSFPVGFTLVAGDKGATTVQANAGWRCEFDRPGTPLEAAPPPCDTDEAIVGVVRFPNCWDGRNATNPTQAHMAYRVNGACPTTHPVAVPELVEEVFWPSDGQDHAYQLSSGNAAGLHADFINGWDQRALRNQVRRWLNRRG